From the genome of Syngnathoides biaculeatus isolate LvHL_M chromosome 15, ASM1980259v1, whole genome shotgun sequence:
AAACGTTAAATACAACGGAACTGTACCTTGGCAGTGATTCTTTAATGTACCACGAAGCAGAGTACGTGTACTACTAATTGGTACTTGTATGAGAATAACTTTGTGTGGCTCCGTCTATACCTAGCGTTTACTTCTCTCCACTGAATTAGACAATATCCGTTTTTGATCCAGGTGGTCTACTTACGTCTGTATTTGTGGCAAGGGGGCATCTTCCTCGATTGGTCCTGTCGTCAAGAAGGCCTGAAGGGAACACGCAGCAAGGGACACAAACACAACTACATGAAGTGGTTgtcattttttagtttttttttttttagatttttaattGCTATGACATAACAGCTGTTATGCATTGCGTAAACGTCCAATATTTCTTGTTAGTCTTTAAAATACCACATTTTAGCCTTTTAGTTGATTTGGAATGTGACATTCAGCGGCGCTTCCATTAATTACACGATTATTAACGCTTAGAAAAAAAGGTCATTTATTACGTTtttgagttttacttttttattatcACTAGAACTGCAAATCCAGCAGACGACTGAAACAAATggaactgaaaaagaaaaaaaaatgttagtttctattatataatttaattaatgtatTAATTAATATATGTTTCCAAGTTTATAAATTGGTATCAATACAGTAGTATTACAtagtagtagtattagtagtagtacagtactgtagagttctgaaaaaagaaaaatactttgaTCAATGAGAGtagtatccattcatccatccatccatccatccattttcttagccgcttatcctcacgagggttgcgggagtgctggagcctatccagctgtcaacaggcaggaggcggggtacaccctgaactggtcgccagccaatcgcagggcacatagagacaaacagccgcactcacaatcacacttcggggcaatttagggtctccaattaatgttgcatgttttcgggatgtggtaGGAGACCCACACaggaaacggggagaacatgcaaattccactcaggcgggtccaGGAATTACACGATTATTAACACttaagaaaaaagtttttataaCTGCAAATCCAGCAAACGACTAAAATggaactgaaaaagaaaaaaatgctagtTTCTATAATATATCTTAATGAAATGTATCAATATATAATGCTTCCAAGTTGATAAATTAGCAGAAATACAATATATTGGAGTACTGTATAGTttacaaaaaatgaacaatacTTTGATTAATGAGAGTAAAATCAAATTTATAAACTAAAATCAAATTATAAGTGACTTGGAGCATTCCATACATTGCATAATGCACAATTTGTGTACGTTTATCATAAATTCTTCTAACATGAGCTCAATCTTAACCGATGACATGAATTTCCCGTAACGATAGTTTTCtgtgtattattttttgcatcacgcttaataaaataaatcaagtagCGCTTACATGCGGAGGTGCGAAGGCATCGTGGCCCCTCTTGTTGTGGCCCGTACCCGGGCAGCCTTGCGCCCCCTGCGCTCCGCCAAGGCCGGAGGTggcggaggaagaggaggaggaggaggaggtcgaCGACGCCCCCTGttgctcctgctcctgctcctgctcctgctcctcATCTTGGTCCTTGCTACTGAAGTGACACAGTCCGTACGTCCTGGACCTCATGAACGCCCTCTTGGACACCGGGTTCTTCTTCCCCCTCCGGCGACCCGCATCGACCGCCTCTCCGTACCCGGCGTCCAGCTCGACGTCCGCGTCcgcgtcgtcgtcctcgtcccCGTCCCCGTCCCCGGAGATCTCCGAGTCGTGGCCGGCGCTGTGGCAGTCCACCGGCGCTCGGCGGCGGGCGTGGATCCTCAAGGCGTCGAAGGCGTCGCGTTTGGACGACACGACCGACGAAGAGGCTTTCTTCGCGAGCTTCGCCTCGCCGAGTCCCGCAGGTGCCACTTTGGTCCCCCGGCTCGTTCCGCTCCCCATTTCGAGGTTAAGCCATGAAAAAAGTCATCTTAAACTCACGCGGACAGTTGAGGTTTAGGTTaaatactaaataaaagtaacaaGTCCTCTTCCGTTAGACTTCAGTGTCACTTTTTTGAAGCGATGGTCGTTCGAGACCTAAATGGAAGTCCTCAGCAGCGGATGGCGCGGTTACGTAACGCCACTTGGACACAGCAGCactcggggtggggtgggggtgggggggggaaagaaataaaatggaaaaaaaaaaaaaaacactccgcCTTCtcataaaagtacaaacatgCTTCCTTGATGACtcccaactttatttttttctcgcgcggccacaaaaaaagtgataatttattgaaacaaagtcaaattttaaatgtgtatttttttccaagtcaagttttaagaaaaacaaagtctTCGACataaattaatataataatGTCAAATTTGTTGggattgaagaaatatattttcaagaaaaaaaacaatcatctgTGAATAAAGTCACATTGTCTTTTTGACCACGAAAACGGGTGTGCATGCATttcccatccatccgtccatttcctttgccgcttatcctcacgagggtcacggggagtgccggcgcctatcccagctgtcaacgggcaggaggcggggtgcaccctcaactggttgccggccagtacatgtattttaaagaaaaaaagtttggacctTATGacaatttagtatttttttttcaagatctaAAACTTTTTCACAACTTCGCTGTGTTGTTACTTTTTCCCGAGAAGATCAATTTTTATTATTGCGAAAAATCTGActgaaaaaagttgtatttcttttagttaaaaatgtttttcataataataataatcaaggtcattttttttgcaaggaaaaaaaaaactattgtgtacaaaattgggcggcacggtggcgcagctggtaaagcgttggcctcacagttctgaggttccgggttcaatcccggacccgcctgtgtggagtttgcatcttctcccctgtgcctgcgtgggttttctccaggcactccggtttcctcccacatcccccccaaaaaaccatgcaacatcaattggacactctaaattgcccataggtgtgattgtgtgtgcgactgtttgcctccatgtgccctgggattggctggtgaccagttcagggtgtaaccccgcctcctgcctgttaacagcggggataggctccagaactccctgccacccttgtgaggataagcggctaagaaaatgggtgggttaTGTACAAAAATGTGGGTTGGTGACAAAAGTTGTCTCTTGACAACTTCTGTTTTACTTTCTAGCAAGACGGGGAGGGCGgtggcggcggtggtggtggtgggggggggtgcattacGTAATCCTGCAGCACTCGAAcagtcattgtgatttgtgAAGCATCACATCATCAGTAAAGAGAAGCCCCCCGCCAGCCTCTCCTCAGCTAACAAGACTTTAGTGAGGTCAACTGCGATCAACTTCTTGCCTCACACACTTgtctttcttttgaaaaaaataaaaataaaaaaataaataaataaaaataaaataaaacgagaGGCAACATTCCCGAGCGACAGCAGATTCATCACGaagctttttgtgtgtgggtgtgtttttgGCCCACTTGCACGTACAAAAGACACAGCAGGAGCATGAGCTGGGCcaagtaacccccccccccccccggcaatGCCCCCCGCCCAATCCCCCTTCGAGTCAAAGATGTTTGCTGTGTTTCATTAGCGGGGCCCCCGTGTTGTCTTTGTGTGACGACATGTGTGAGCGGTCTGGACCTGGACCAAGTCAAACACACCTGCGGCACCTTTTCAAATGTTCCCAAATTGCGGCGAGGAATTCTGGCCCATTTTCTTGCACACTTGttttgtatggaagtaattaagtgccaccgggatttgaattttgtaatgccacagaaaacaggatttgaatttgaaacgtcagaaccgaacacccagccaatcgcagttacgcatCACGTGACTAacaaagcgtaactgcgattggctgggtgttcggttctgacctgaagtaaccccgcctggtAGCACAGAAGGTGAATTTCAGactgaattgtagccagttgaattgttgacattgaaaagttacgctGAAAGACAACTCTTGAAAATGtggtcactttacatttcaaattcaaatcct
Proteins encoded in this window:
- the LOC133513639 gene encoding uncharacterized protein LOC133513639 encodes the protein MGSGTSRGTKVAPAGLGEAKLAKKASSSVVSSKRDAFDALRIHARRRAPVDCHSAGHDSEISGDGDGDEDDDADADVELDAGYGEAVDAGRRRGKKNPVSKRAFMRSRTYGLCHFSSKDQDEEQEQEQEQEQQGASSTSSSSSSSSATSGLGGAQGAQGCPGTGHNKRGHDAFAPPHAFLTTGPIEEDAPLPQIQTTFGHSTPVATPVILYDGSEEELMDTIERDFS